In Desulfovibrio gilichinskyi, a genomic segment contains:
- a CDS encoding ATP-binding protein — translation MASLTARSCSEYIPHFSFFLIEEFALSIEQSPQVAFCEIYDNNGATLLQSANIISKTHTFKKKPQSAENIMVVSRPIINEGKQLGRVDIGLKLDKVKREISAKTFNLIIIFSACMFCTIIALDAFFTRIIITPLGILDRNTKKIANREFVTADMGKRSDEIGRLAHNFNYMSNSLEFLYTNLEFKVHERTNELEKANSNLVKAIAESKAMAVEAERGTVAKSQFLAAMSHEIRTPMNAILGMAEILEDSGLDSDQKKFIEILQEAGKSLLHLINEILDLSKIEAGQIHFDHQDIDLDHLLGKSFKVTALAASGKGLELAYSIKRGIPKKITGDPSRLQQIFVNLIGNAIKFTEKGFVVVEVSLNDSKTVTAENKVEIHFAVKDSGIGIEENKIESIFGRFTQEDSSTTRQYGGTGLGLSICKSLCEAMGGNIWMESKKGFGSTVHMNISFSVPDTAYLNDSILKNKSLLLITDQDYSREAFSARISSIAKRVDKARSFEIGRALILEKELIKQNYDFVLIKEDIHGWKWSKTVSSLTKLQVPEERIILMALIDHEVIDKSFKGNVLLKPLTLFDLENAARDILLKISEDSHVAKTEHEHKALEILLVEDNNANCMLIELFFKDLPHKLTIVQNGQEGLDAATSANFDLILMDIEMPIMDGYECTLKIREWEKSEGKEHCKIIALTAHALPEVKDKILMAGCDSFLTKPISKGKITDVLNEHCKA, via the coding sequence ATGGCCTCTCTGACGGCACGCTCCTGCTCAGAATACATACCACATTTCAGTTTTTTCTTAATTGAAGAGTTCGCTCTTTCAATTGAGCAATCACCGCAGGTAGCCTTTTGCGAAATTTACGACAACAACGGGGCAACATTACTGCAATCAGCAAACATCATTTCCAAAACTCATACGTTCAAAAAAAAGCCGCAATCCGCCGAAAATATAATGGTTGTATCACGCCCTATTATCAATGAAGGCAAACAGTTAGGCCGAGTTGATATTGGACTCAAGCTTGATAAAGTCAAGCGCGAGATCAGCGCAAAAACTTTCAATCTTATTATCATTTTCAGCGCATGTATGTTCTGCACAATTATCGCGTTAGATGCTTTTTTTACCCGTATTATAATAACCCCTTTAGGCATTCTTGATAGAAATACAAAGAAAATTGCCAACCGCGAATTTGTTACGGCGGATATGGGCAAAAGATCAGATGAAATAGGAAGACTCGCTCATAACTTCAACTATATGAGCAATAGTCTTGAATTTTTATACACGAATCTTGAATTCAAAGTTCATGAGAGAACTAATGAACTTGAAAAAGCTAACAGTAACTTAGTTAAAGCTATTGCTGAATCTAAAGCTATGGCGGTTGAAGCGGAAAGAGGCACGGTAGCAAAATCGCAATTTCTAGCTGCAATGAGCCATGAAATAAGAACACCTATGAATGCTATTTTAGGAATGGCGGAAATCCTTGAAGATTCAGGACTGGACAGTGACCAGAAAAAATTCATTGAAATTCTTCAAGAAGCAGGAAAATCATTACTGCATCTTATTAATGAAATCCTTGATTTAAGCAAAATTGAAGCTGGACAGATTCATTTTGATCATCAAGATATTGATTTAGACCACTTACTCGGTAAATCTTTTAAAGTTACAGCTTTAGCTGCCAGCGGCAAGGGATTAGAGCTGGCTTACAGTATCAAAAGGGGTATTCCCAAAAAAATAACAGGTGATCCTTCAAGATTACAGCAAATTTTTGTAAATCTCATCGGAAATGCCATTAAATTTACAGAGAAAGGATTCGTTGTTGTTGAGGTTTCACTAAATGACAGCAAAACTGTAACTGCTGAAAATAAAGTTGAAATTCATTTTGCAGTGAAAGACAGCGGAATCGGAATTGAAGAAAACAAAATTGAAAGTATTTTCGGCAGATTTACTCAAGAAGACTCTTCAACAACGCGCCAATATGGCGGGACCGGCCTTGGTCTTTCCATTTGCAAATCCCTTTGCGAAGCCATGGGCGGCAATATATGGATGGAAAGCAAAAAGGGATTCGGCTCAACCGTACATATGAATATTTCGTTTTCAGTTCCCGATACAGCATATCTAAACGATTCCATTCTCAAAAATAAATCTCTTCTGTTAATTACTGATCAAGATTACTCACGCGAAGCTTTTTCAGCACGGATCAGCTCAATTGCTAAGCGAGTTGATAAAGCCCGTAGTTTTGAAATAGGCAGAGCATTGATACTTGAAAAAGAACTGATAAAACAAAACTATGATTTTGTTCTGATTAAAGAGGACATACACGGCTGGAAATGGAGTAAAACTGTTTCGTCGCTCACAAAGCTGCAAGTTCCGGAAGAAAGAATTATTCTGATGGCATTAATTGATCATGAAGTCATTGACAAATCTTTTAAAGGAAATGTCCTGCTAAAACCTCTCACGCTGTTTGATCTTGAAAATGCGGCTAGAGATATCCTGCTAAAAATTTCTGAAGATTCCCATGTTGCAAAGACTGAGCATGAACACAAAGCGTTAGAGATACTCTTAGTGGAAGACAATAATGCAAACTGCATGCTGATTGAGTTATTTTTTAAAGATCTACCGCACAAACTGACCATTGTCCAAAATGGTCAGGAAGGTCTTGATGCAGCAACATCTGCAAATTTTGACTTAATTCTGATGGATATTGAAATGCCTATAATGGACGGCTATGAATGTACTTTGAAGATCAGAGAATGGGAAAAAAGTGAAGGAAAAGAGCATTGCAAAATTATAGCTCTTACAGCGCATGCTTTACCGGAGGTAAAAGATAAAATACTTATGGCCGGTTGCGATTCCTTTCTGACTAAACCAATATCAAAAGGAAAAATAACCGATGTATTAAATGAGCATTGCAAAGCTTAA
- a CDS encoding glutamate synthase-related protein: MLSDRPITPSTLGVKDLPWQIEWDKDLCTQCGRCTSVCPVNAIELGVFRKRNIITPIGLKTKATNEYSVFYGIRQRTDPAYGCIGCSMCNMVCPNNAIKPNRDEGSTTLKFHNNRGGNPRTRGGRRNSSESLLDQIKFIRISMLTDPALDAGRHEFNLTTLLGRIQSPEDGMKTLAENGWKPPVREIYPLVIGGMSFGALSPNMWEGLQMGVAYLNEELGMPVRISTGEGGCPPRLLRSRFLKYVILQIASGYFGWDEIIHAIPEMKVDPCAIEIKYGQGAKPGDGGLLMWHKVNKLIAAIRGVPRGISLPSPPTHQTQYSIEESVAKMIQSMSMAWGFRVPVYPKISASSTSLAVLNNLTRNPYAAGLAIDGEDGGTGAAYNVSMNHMGHPIASNLRDCYNALVQSGKQNELPLIAGGGIGKSGNLAANAAALIMLGASMVQIGKYVMQAGAGCLGSEKDRCNVCNIGVCPKGITSQDPRLYRRLDPEKVAERVVDFYLSFDTELKKIIAPLGRSTSLPIGMSDALGISDRDAAERLGIKYVV, encoded by the coding sequence ATGCTCTCAGACAGACCAATTACCCCGTCAACTTTAGGCGTAAAGGATTTGCCATGGCAAATCGAGTGGGACAAAGACCTATGCACTCAGTGCGGTCGCTGTACCTCGGTCTGCCCGGTAAATGCTATAGAACTGGGCGTTTTCCGCAAGCGCAATATTATAACTCCCATAGGCCTTAAAACAAAGGCGACTAACGAGTACTCCGTTTTTTATGGAATCAGGCAGAGAACCGATCCTGCTTACGGATGTATCGGTTGCTCAATGTGCAACATGGTCTGTCCGAATAATGCGATCAAGCCGAATCGCGATGAAGGCTCTACCACTCTTAAATTTCATAATAACCGTGGTGGAAATCCCAGAACTCGCGGTGGACGCAGAAATTCCAGTGAAAGTTTACTGGATCAGATCAAATTTATCCGCATCTCCATGCTTACCGACCCTGCTCTTGATGCAGGAAGGCATGAATTTAATCTGACTACTTTACTCGGCAGGATTCAATCCCCCGAAGACGGTATGAAAACTCTTGCTGAAAACGGATGGAAGCCTCCTGTAAGAGAAATTTATCCGCTCGTTATCGGCGGCATGTCTTTCGGCGCACTTTCTCCTAATATGTGGGAAGGTTTGCAGATGGGTGTTGCATACCTTAACGAAGAACTCGGAATGCCTGTTCGCATCAGCACAGGAGAGGGCGGCTGTCCTCCACGTCTGCTGCGGTCCAGATTCCTCAAATATGTAATTTTGCAGATAGCCAGCGGTTATTTCGGATGGGATGAAATTATTCATGCTATTCCTGAAATGAAAGTCGACCCATGCGCTATTGAAATTAAATACGGTCAGGGAGCTAAGCCCGGTGACGGCGGTCTGCTCATGTGGCACAAGGTTAATAAGCTTATTGCCGCTATTCGCGGTGTGCCGCGCGGAATAAGTCTTCCAAGCCCTCCGACTCATCAGACACAGTACTCCATTGAAGAGTCTGTCGCCAAAATGATTCAGTCCATGAGTATGGCTTGGGGATTCAGGGTTCCTGTATATCCGAAGATTTCAGCATCTTCCACTTCACTTGCTGTTCTGAACAACCTGACTCGTAATCCGTATGCGGCAGGACTTGCCATTGACGGTGAAGACGGCGGAACCGGCGCTGCGTACAATGTTTCTATGAATCACATGGGACATCCTATCGCAAGTAATCTGCGTGACTGTTACAACGCACTGGTTCAGAGCGGAAAACAGAATGAATTACCGCTTATCGCCGGTGGCGGTATCGGTAAATCCGGAAACCTTGCTGCCAATGCTGCGGCCCTGATTATGCTCGGCGCAAGTATGGTTCAGATCGGTAAATATGTCATGCAGGCCGGAGCTGGTTGCCTCGGTTCTGAAAAAGACCGCTGCAACGTCTGTAATATCGGGGTTTGTCCAAAGGGTATCACCTCGCAGGACCCACGCCTTTATCGTCGTCTTGATCCTGAAAAAGTTGCAGAGCGAGTTGTTGATTTCTATCTGAGCTTCGACACGGAACTCAAAAAGATTATTGCTCCTCTCGGACGTTCGACATCTCTGCCTATCGGCATGTCGGATGCCCTTGGAATCAGTGATCGTGATGCAGCCGAAAGACTCGGCATTAAGTACGTGGTTTAA
- a CDS encoding NirD/YgiW/YdeI family stress tolerance protein produces MKKMSVIFLVLLVIVAAAATAECQDPKPANVTTVAEARVSGAETKAVLHGHFIKKINENKYVFQDSTGEIIVDLSADKAGSLPAGSAEVALEGIVEQDLIFAGIEAQKISVLN; encoded by the coding sequence ATGAAAAAGATGAGCGTAATATTTCTTGTACTTCTAGTTATTGTAGCAGCCGCAGCAACCGCTGAATGTCAGGATCCAAAACCTGCTAACGTAACCACTGTAGCTGAAGCCAGAGTTTCAGGTGCAGAGACTAAAGCAGTTCTTCACGGTCACTTCATTAAGAAAATTAATGAGAATAAATATGTATTTCAGGATTCGACGGGAGAAATCATTGTTGATCTAAGTGCTGATAAAGCAGGTTCCCTGCCTGCTGGCAGTGCTGAAGTTGCTCTCGAAGGTATTGTCGAGCAGGACCTTATCTTCGCCGGAATCGAAGCCCAGAAAATATCCGTTCTAAACTAA
- a CDS encoding GrpB family protein produces the protein MYKETLEQKIKRVIAESVDVVPHNPEWSELFEIEKVHMRACFPDDFILRIEHFGSTAVPGLLAKPIVDMVIEISDEERGRKLIPNVLEPQGYDCFWRPIGNENVPPYFTWCIKRDETGQRSHHLHFVKRGFKDKDLRFRDVLRKNSGIANQYAELKANLAIEHKNDRVAYTAAKGEFIRRVLDMPCTGHLRLIC, from the coding sequence ATGTACAAAGAAACTCTTGAACAGAAAATTAAACGGGTCATTGCAGAATCTGTTGATGTTGTTCCGCACAATCCTGAGTGGTCAGAGTTGTTCGAGATTGAGAAAGTGCATATGCGAGCCTGTTTTCCGGATGATTTTATTTTAAGAATAGAACATTTCGGTTCAACCGCTGTCCCCGGGTTACTTGCAAAACCTATTGTTGATATGGTTATTGAGATATCGGATGAAGAGCGTGGCAGAAAATTGATTCCGAATGTTCTTGAGCCGCAGGGGTATGATTGTTTTTGGCGTCCAATCGGCAATGAAAATGTACCGCCATACTTTACATGGTGCATTAAAAGAGATGAAACAGGGCAACGCTCACATCATCTGCATTTCGTAAAGAGAGGATTTAAGGATAAAGACCTGAGATTTAGAGATGTTCTACGGAAAAATTCAGGTATAGCGAATCAGTATGCAGAGCTTAAGGCTAACTTAGCCATAGAACATAAAAATGATCGTGTTGCATATACTGCTGCAAAGGGCGAGTTTATCCGTCGAGTTTTAGACATGCCATGTACTGGTCATCTTCGTCTAATCTGTTGA
- a CDS encoding FAD-dependent oxidoreductase: MATETVCINGVEDGKRLESRILEELIQKSVREGARKLKIDALGQHGIGGRLWISKEEPIEIDVVGSPGQRLGSKGFPGTTITVHGSVSDDVGWLNAGAEIIVLGNGTNGACNAMAQGKVLIAGSLGARAMTMTKTNPRFEAPELWVLGSVGDYFAEFMAGGTAVVCGYEGQNSQNVLGYRPCVGMVGGRIFVRGPNDGFSQSDSILEPIRDADWSWLTENLKVNLARIGRSEVYEKLINRSDWQLIRAKTPFEKTGKVRRSMTEFRAKVWDEELGRGGLIGDLTDLDRSPIGLVPSGNLRRFVPVWENSKYAAPCQSSCPTGIPVQERWQLVRDGLVDEAVDLALAYTPFPATVCGYLCPNLCMSGCTRGIKNLASVDITKLGREGVNSKAPKLPPLSGKKVAIIGGGPAGISIAWQIRMKGHEAVIYDMGETLGGKIASAIPSSRIPKEVLEAELKRAAEVIPHVHLHKEMDGDDFAELKQANDAVVLAIGAQKPRMIPIPGHEMITPALTFLKDAVKGTAKVGKKVVIIGAGNVGCDVATECGRLGAESITLIDIQEPASFGKERKEAEAYGAKFKWPCFTQEVTKEGVLLKSGELLEADTVLLSIGDTPDVDFLPEEIALDRGHVVVNDNYQTTDPKVYAIGDAVRPGLLTHAIGHGRRAAEVIDEIFTGKRPAPAAKQVIDYSRMTLEYFDPRLTEFSDMHHCASECSSCGSCRDCGLCETVCPQGAISRKDLGGKKYEMAVNPDKCIGCGFCGNVCPCGIWNLIENTPLG, from the coding sequence ATGGCTACAGAAACAGTATGCATAAACGGCGTTGAAGACGGTAAACGTCTTGAATCACGCATTCTTGAAGAGCTTATCCAAAAGAGTGTTCGTGAAGGTGCCCGCAAGCTTAAAATAGATGCCCTTGGTCAACATGGAATTGGTGGACGGCTGTGGATTTCCAAAGAAGAACCGATTGAAATCGACGTTGTAGGGTCTCCCGGTCAGCGCCTTGGTTCAAAAGGTTTCCCCGGAACAACCATTACTGTACACGGATCAGTTTCTGATGACGTTGGCTGGCTTAATGCCGGAGCCGAGATTATTGTCCTCGGTAACGGAACCAACGGTGCCTGTAATGCTATGGCGCAGGGTAAAGTCCTGATTGCCGGAAGCCTTGGCGCTCGCGCAATGACTATGACCAAGACCAACCCCAGATTTGAAGCCCCTGAACTTTGGGTGCTCGGATCAGTCGGTGACTACTTTGCTGAATTCATGGCCGGAGGAACCGCAGTAGTCTGTGGTTACGAAGGACAGAACTCACAGAATGTTTTAGGGTATCGACCTTGTGTCGGTATGGTCGGCGGGCGTATTTTTGTTCGCGGACCTAACGATGGTTTTTCTCAGTCAGATTCAATCCTAGAACCTATCCGCGATGCTGATTGGTCATGGCTGACTGAAAATCTTAAAGTGAATCTGGCTAGAATCGGGAGATCAGAAGTCTATGAAAAGTTGATCAACCGTTCTGACTGGCAACTTATCAGAGCCAAAACTCCTTTTGAAAAAACAGGAAAGGTTCGTCGTTCAATGACTGAGTTCCGTGCAAAAGTATGGGACGAAGAACTCGGACGCGGCGGCCTTATCGGTGATTTAACTGACCTTGATAGGTCGCCTATTGGCTTGGTTCCGTCCGGTAATTTAAGAAGATTTGTTCCTGTCTGGGAAAACAGTAAATACGCAGCACCTTGTCAGTCCAGCTGTCCTACCGGAATTCCTGTTCAGGAACGCTGGCAGTTGGTTCGTGACGGTCTTGTTGATGAAGCGGTTGATCTGGCTCTTGCGTACACTCCTTTTCCTGCAACAGTCTGCGGATATTTATGTCCGAATCTGTGTATGTCAGGATGTACCCGCGGTATAAAGAATCTTGCTTCTGTTGATATTACCAAGCTTGGACGCGAAGGCGTAAATAGCAAGGCTCCTAAATTGCCTCCGCTTTCCGGCAAAAAAGTAGCCATTATCGGCGGTGGGCCTGCCGGAATATCCATTGCATGGCAGATTCGCATGAAAGGTCACGAAGCTGTAATTTACGATATGGGCGAAACTCTCGGCGGTAAAATCGCTTCAGCCATTCCTTCAAGCCGTATCCCGAAGGAAGTTCTTGAAGCTGAACTCAAAAGAGCTGCGGAAGTTATTCCTCATGTCCATTTGCATAAAGAAATGGACGGAGATGATTTTGCGGAACTTAAGCAGGCAAATGATGCTGTCGTGCTCGCTATCGGTGCTCAGAAACCGCGCATGATTCCTATTCCCGGTCATGAAATGATTACTCCCGCACTGACTTTCCTTAAGGACGCAGTGAAGGGTACTGCCAAGGTCGGCAAAAAAGTAGTTATTATCGGAGCAGGTAACGTAGGTTGCGACGTTGCAACTGAATGCGGACGTCTCGGCGCAGAGTCCATTACTTTGATAGATATTCAGGAACCGGCTTCTTTCGGTAAAGAAAGAAAAGAAGCGGAAGCTTACGGCGCAAAGTTCAAATGGCCCTGCTTCACTCAGGAAGTAACTAAAGAAGGGGTGCTCCTCAAATCCGGTGAACTTCTTGAAGCTGATACCGTGCTTCTTTCAATCGGAGATACTCCTGACGTTGATTTCTTACCGGAAGAAATAGCTCTTGATCGCGGTCATGTGGTTGTTAATGACAACTACCAGACTACTGATCCTAAAGTTTACGCTATCGGTGATGCTGTTCGTCCAGGCCTGCTCACGCATGCTATCGGGCATGGTCGCAGAGCTGCGGAAGTCATTGACGAAATCTTCACAGGAAAACGTCCTGCACCTGCGGCTAAACAGGTCATCGACTATAGCAGGATGACTCTTGAATACTTTGATCCGCGTCTGACAGAATTTTCAGACATGCACCACTGTGCAAGTGAATGTTCATCTTGCGGATCATGCAGAGACTGCGGACTTTGCGAAACAGTCTGTCCTCAAGGTGCTATATCCAGAAAGGATTTAGGCGGTAAAAAGTATGAAATGGCGGTTAATCCTGATAAATGCATCGGCTGCGGTTTCTGCGGAAACGTATGTCCCTGCGGTATCTGGAACCTCATTGAAAACACTCCGCTTGGTTAG
- a CDS encoding DMT family transporter: protein MNTDQQKSVSLDSSNIFPILALLGAVLLWGSAFAAMKHMVGTMNPWTVMWLRTGIATLVLAPFTSRFSGHVKKGKDRKALALLAFLMPCLYFLFESHALTYTSATQAGLISASLPLMVAVGAGFCFKEKTTLIGWAGLAVSIAGVTILSLTGSPSSGATDPALGNMLELAAMVSAAGYMLLVKRLSANYGPLTLTAVQNAAGAIFFLPGLYLLIRDGLGPDPLNMLIIAAYLGAFVTLGAFGLYNVGMSKLPAGKASAFINLVPAIAAFFGWILLGETLTPLQMIASLIIFAGVWLAQYGDKMGKKKIALLNLKKNPA from the coding sequence ATGAATACTGATCAGCAAAAAAGCGTTTCTCTGGATTCAAGTAATATATTCCCGATATTGGCTTTGCTTGGCGCGGTACTGCTCTGGGGCAGTGCATTCGCCGCAATGAAACATATGGTTGGTACCATGAATCCATGGACCGTAATGTGGCTGCGAACCGGTATTGCCACGCTTGTTCTCGCGCCGTTTACTTCCAGATTTTCAGGACATGTAAAAAAAGGAAAAGACCGCAAGGCTCTTGCTCTTCTGGCCTTTTTAATGCCCTGTCTCTATTTTTTATTCGAATCTCATGCCTTAACCTACACCTCCGCCACACAGGCAGGATTGATCTCAGCATCATTACCTTTAATGGTTGCAGTCGGCGCGGGCTTTTGCTTCAAAGAAAAAACAACCCTTATAGGCTGGGCGGGATTGGCCGTTTCTATTGCAGGAGTGACGATACTATCGCTTACAGGATCTCCATCAAGCGGTGCAACGGATCCTGCCCTTGGCAATATGCTGGAACTTGCAGCAATGGTCAGTGCCGCGGGCTACATGCTCCTTGTAAAACGGCTTTCAGCAAACTACGGGCCTTTAACTCTGACGGCTGTTCAAAACGCTGCAGGAGCGATATTCTTCCTGCCAGGGCTGTACCTGCTCATCCGTGACGGTCTCGGTCCTGATCCTCTCAATATGCTGATAATTGCAGCCTACCTCGGTGCTTTTGTGACACTTGGCGCATTTGGACTATATAACGTAGGAATGAGCAAACTCCCTGCCGGAAAAGCATCAGCCTTCATAAATCTTGTACCGGCTATAGCCGCATTCTTCGGATGGATTCTTTTGGGTGAGACTTTGACTCCACTGCAAATGATCGCATCGTTGATAATCTTTGCCGGAGTATGGCTTGCTCAATACGGGGACAAGATGGGTAAAAAAAAAATTGCTTTACTGAATCTGAAGAAGAATCCGGCATAA
- a CDS encoding AraC family transcriptional regulator — protein sequence MSNCGIKYLRPVEVEGLEIQEVINSNHSFPNHTHGFHSVGVMEDGGCYCRQQGAGSSFVKAGEIALFNPGLVHSGVLTGQNSITYRVFSFEPVLFEKASRDLAKKERLPEFNSVVVEDKLATCSLIQLKQSIVAQTGRLEIDTALSRAAAALLIRHCEVAPKVPKTKEPAAIKKVREYLTENLSGNISLEELSKVAGLSRYHLLRVFREATGLPPHNFHIQQRIDHAKRLLRTGTPFAQVALESGFSDQSHFTNTFRKYTGATPTQYAQGQ from the coding sequence ATGAGTAATTGCGGAATTAAATATTTAAGACCTGTCGAGGTCGAAGGGCTTGAGATTCAGGAGGTCATAAACTCCAATCATTCTTTCCCTAATCACACGCACGGTTTCCACTCCGTTGGAGTAATGGAAGACGGCGGTTGCTATTGTCGTCAGCAAGGAGCAGGCAGTTCCTTTGTTAAAGCAGGGGAAATAGCCCTTTTTAACCCGGGACTTGTTCATTCCGGAGTTCTGACAGGGCAAAATTCAATCACTTATCGAGTTTTCTCTTTCGAACCTGTACTTTTTGAAAAAGCATCCCGGGATTTGGCCAAAAAAGAAAGGTTACCCGAATTTAACTCCGTAGTAGTTGAAGACAAGCTTGCCACCTGTTCATTAATTCAGCTTAAACAATCTATTGTTGCCCAGACAGGACGACTTGAAATTGACACGGCACTTTCCAGAGCAGCCGCGGCACTGCTTATCCGGCACTGTGAAGTAGCTCCCAAAGTGCCTAAAACTAAAGAACCTGCGGCAATAAAAAAGGTCAGGGAATATTTAACGGAGAACCTTTCCGGTAACATTTCACTTGAAGAACTCTCAAAAGTTGCAGGTCTTTCCCGCTATCATCTGCTCAGAGTTTTCCGCGAAGCCACAGGACTGCCGCCTCACAATTTTCATATTCAACAACGGATTGACCATGCCAAAAGATTACTCCGCACCGGGACACCGTTTGCGCAAGTAGCTCTTGAAAGCGGATTCTCCGATCAAAGCCACTTCACAAATACTTTCCGTAAATATACCGGTGCAACACCGACACAATATGCTCAAGGCCAGTAA
- a CDS encoding RluA family pseudouridine synthase gives MTNEELLDIVYADNKLVVVNKPSGLLSVPGRGPENQDCVVTRVQTMFPECRKFPTVHRLDMDTSGLLVLGFTARAVRELIDQFQNRQVKKRYIALLDGVVKEDEGVIEMAFRLDPYNRPYQVYDPIHGKLGVTHWRKLGIENGMTRVEFTPLTGRTHQLRVHSAHPQGLNCPIVGDRLYGTGTAPGQLKLHAGYLKFMHPKTKEMLEFEIPPIF, from the coding sequence ATGACTAACGAAGAACTTCTGGACATAGTTTACGCAGACAACAAACTGGTAGTTGTTAATAAGCCGAGTGGATTGCTATCAGTTCCCGGACGCGGGCCTGAAAATCAGGACTGTGTTGTTACCCGTGTGCAGACCATGTTTCCTGAATGCCGCAAATTCCCCACAGTTCATAGGCTAGACATGGACACTTCCGGCCTGCTCGTACTGGGTTTTACCGCCCGCGCTGTGCGTGAACTGATTGATCAATTTCAAAACAGACAAGTCAAAAAAAGATATATTGCTTTGCTGGACGGAGTGGTGAAAGAAGATGAAGGTGTTATAGAAATGGCATTCAGACTTGATCCATACAATCGGCCCTATCAAGTATATGACCCTATTCATGGGAAATTAGGAGTGACTCACTGGCGCAAGCTTGGAATTGAAAACGGCATGACAAGAGTTGAATTCACCCCTTTGACCGGGCGCACTCATCAACTGCGTGTCCACTCTGCCCATCCACAGGGACTTAACTGCCCGATTGTCGGCGACAGACTATATGGAACAGGCACCGCTCCCGGTCAACTAAAACTGCACGCCGGATACTTAAAATTTATGCACCCAAAGACAAAAGAAATGCTGGAATTCGAAATTCCGCCCATATTTTAA
- a CDS encoding BMP family lipoprotein yields MRNILLFISLLLLLPTTSFAKVPVVGFVTGVFGMGDLSFNDMTYGGIRKAQQEFGFKLIIVNPSKTGKSTLEDLTALADQSDIIIFLGAQHKQLTRQVAKIYPNKKFISIDVPIDGVPNISSAIFKQYEGSFLAGALAGYMTKTHTVGFIGGANIPTVQQFEQGFADGAKYAEPNTEVLVEYASPAEDFSGFSAPQKGYNLAVKQYNNNADIIFTAAGLTGNGVIEAARHTGNYAIGVDSDQDSFAKGTVLTSMIKRLDTAAYKELEAVMNNHFSPGITYYGLNNGGVSLSKMKYTRAKISDEILKKIDIIKDKIIKDEIPIVTKMQNNYTKNTMPQ; encoded by the coding sequence ATGAGAAACATACTATTATTTATTTCTTTACTCCTGCTTCTGCCTACAACCTCGTTTGCTAAAGTTCCGGTTGTCGGATTCGTTACAGGTGTATTCGGAATGGGAGATTTGTCTTTTAATGATATGACATACGGCGGAATCCGCAAGGCTCAACAAGAATTCGGGTTTAAACTGATAATCGTAAACCCTAGTAAAACCGGAAAATCCACACTTGAAGACCTTACCGCTCTTGCTGATCAATCTGATATAATCATTTTCCTCGGTGCTCAGCATAAGCAGCTGACACGCCAGGTAGCTAAAATTTACCCGAATAAAAAATTCATATCGATTGATGTTCCTATTGATGGTGTTCCGAACATTTCATCAGCGATTTTCAAACAATATGAAGGCTCATTTCTTGCCGGAGCTCTAGCCGGATATATGACAAAAACACACACAGTCGGCTTTATAGGCGGAGCAAATATCCCTACTGTGCAACAATTTGAACAAGGGTTCGCGGACGGAGCTAAATATGCTGAACCTAATACCGAAGTACTTGTAGAATATGCCAGCCCGGCCGAAGATTTTTCAGGCTTCTCCGCCCCGCAAAAAGGATATAATCTGGCTGTCAAACAATATAACAATAATGCAGATATCATTTTTACAGCTGCCGGACTTACCGGTAACGGAGTTATTGAAGCGGCCAGACACACTGGTAATTATGCAATAGGAGTTGATTCCGATCAGGACTCTTTCGCCAAAGGAACAGTACTGACCAGCATGATTAAACGACTCGACACCGCCGCATACAAAGAGCTTGAAGCTGTAATGAACAACCACTTCTCCCCCGGGATCACATACTATGGTTTAAATAATGGAGGAGTAAGTTTGAGCAAGATGAAATATACCCGCGCTAAAATATCAGACGAAATCTTAAAAAAAATTGATATAATTAAAGATAAAATTATTAAAGATGAGATCCCGATTGTGACTAAAATGCAAAATAATTATACTAAAAACACTATGCCCCAATAA